Proteins encoded together in one Lathyrus oleraceus cultivar Zhongwan6 chromosome 5, CAAS_Psat_ZW6_1.0, whole genome shotgun sequence window:
- the LOC127080174 gene encoding uncharacterized protein LOC127080174: protein MPTHGQMMVNVISEDKSKIGVMDVDQLRTPMSVVKRHLLKNGVFPGCDNYCVACTVTSNGCVMLRETVQKMMDEGSLRFEKFALENEDISTITIYFDPIHLSVPTDVAPITITVPGPIPYESDGVVPWDYGGDVYCNGKKKEDQAAVDTTVSRVDNAGLSGFTRSGRLFTPNTLRGGDVEKEQRDKAEALARAKGKQVVNEDTPRAAQAPVEPESEFDAEAEEFLRIIKKSEYKLVDHLQKTPSIISILSLLLSSEGHRDALLKILKRAYVPQEITVNQLETVVSSVNASHGLGFTDLDLTMDGRNHNKALHISMECKGVMLSHVLIDTGSSLNVLPKKALAKLDCEGLILRPTDLVVRAFDGSKRSVFGEVELPVKIGPEVFKSVFCVMDIQPAYNCLLGRPWIHAAGAITSTLHQKLKYILDGQVVTVCGEEDIFVSQLSSFKYVEMDGEIFETPSQAFETVKVENAVFAEREKKLSIAS from the coding sequence atgccgacgcatggtcagatgATGGTAAATGTAATTTCTGAGGATAAAAGTAAAATCGGGGTGATggatgtggatcagttgaggaccccaatgtctgtggtcaagagacattTGTTAAAGAATGGAGTTTTTCCTGGTTGTGATAATTATTGTGTTGCTTGTACTGTAACTTCAAATGGGTGTGTAATGTTGAGGGAGACGGTTCAGAaaatgatggatgagggaagtcTCCGATTCGAGAAATTTGCTCTGGAGAATGAGGATATTTCAACGATAACCATTTATTTCGATCCTATCCACTTGTCAGTGCCGACAGATGTGGCTCCAattaccatcacggtacctggacctATTCCGTATGAAAGTGATGGTGTTGTGCCATGGGACTATGGTGGTGATGTGTATTGCAATGGGAAAAAGAAGGAAGATCAGGCTGCAGTTGATACCACCGTTTCAAGGGTGGACAATGCCGGGcttagtggtttcactcgcagcgggagGTTGTTTACACCTAACACGTTGAGAGGTGGTGATGTAGAAAAAGAACAgagagataaggccgaggctttagccagggcaaaaggaaagCAAGTGGTGAATGAGGATACTCCTAGAGCGGCACAGGCGCCTGTTGAGCCGGAAAGTGAGTTTGACGCTGAAGCCGAGGAGTTTTTGAGAATTATtaagaagtctgagtacaaacttgttgatcATTTGCAGAAGACTCCGTCCATAATTTCGATCTTATCTTTGTTGTTGAGTTCAGAAGGTCATAGAGATGCTTTGTTGAAGATCTTGAAGAGGGCCTACGTCCCGCAGGAGATTACAGTCAATCAATTAGAGACAGTGGTATCGAGTGTTAATGCCAGtcatgggttgggtttcactgatctcgaTCTTACTATGGACGGGCGCAATCACAATAAGGCACTacacatttcgatggagtgtaaaggagtTATGCTTTCGCATGTTTTGATTGATACGggctcgtcactcaatgtgttgcctaagaaggccttGGCTAAATTGGACTGCGAGGGATTGATTTTGAGGCCTACTGATCTGGTGGTTAGGGCGTTTGATGGCTCTAAAAGGTCTGTGTTCGGGGAAGTTGAGCTCCCCGTAAAGATTGGTCCTGAGGTGTTCAAATCTGTGTTTTgtgtcatggacattcagccggcgTACAACTGTTTGTTGGGccgtccatggatacatgctgctggggcaaTAACATCGACTCTACATcagaagttaaagtatatctTGGACGGGCAAGTCGTGACAGTttgtggtgaggaggatattttTGTCAGCCAGTTGTCATCATTTAagtatgtggaaatggacggtgaaatattcgAAACACCAAGCcaggcgtttgaaaccgtcaaggtggagaatgccgTTTTCGCCGAAAgagagaagaagttgtccattgCTTCTTAA